TACAAATTTTATCTTGATCGAATTTCCTTTTCTTTATATTAAACTGTTTGATTGTAGCAACTTCGTTTGCATTTTCTGCACTTTTGACATTGTATTTATATCACAGTTCTGCAACTACCTACCACTGTGTCCTTCGCCACAGTGTAACCACCGATGGTTGTGGACTGTGAAGAGGCATGAAGTATAAGAACTGGAGCATGGGAGATGTAACGAAGTGTTTCCATGACAACGGCTTCCAGCAGTGGACACTTCTTTCTGTCTGAGAGTCTTGGATTCTCGTTCCATCCAATTACCTTATCTACTTCTTTCTGTAAAGACCTTTGTAGTTCCGGTCTTTTTGCAAGGATATGGATTGCAGACAGTAAAGTTCCCCTCGTTGTTAGGTATGCTGTGGAGAAGCATCATGtcattgcatttaaaatatgtttttcaaaaatgtcgCGCGTGAGGGGGCATGTGTGTTTAcccagagagagaaagagagaaagagagagagagagagagagagagagagagagagagagagagagagagcgcagCACAggtaaggctgtcaataaattCTGTTCAGACAAAAATACGgtaaatgtgcattatgacatcacagaatATCACAAACCTAGAAagtacttatttatttattcattcctGATGTCCGCTATATCGTACatactgaaaaataagcgagaggTCGTACTTGCtgtactaaaaaaaataacgtcatatgcttcaaaatgacgcattatgTTAAGTCATTGAAGGCTATCATGCTGTTTtttagcgaagaaaaataattgtcaTAGATAAcggaaaattaaaaatgaatgttttgtttaacattattattagtagaatgctGCATAtttagtcttattttcattttgctaTAAGTATGCATTGTATAATGAGCCAACCtcagttttgtataaaatatcgtatatcttaaagctgagtacctaaataaatcacttaattacaagggcatacacttacctggTCCTGACAAACTTtaacatgtgaatttgaaatatgctatgtaacttaaaaacttctacgatccttgtataatcttacaaattaattatgtttttaatgaaattaaccctttgaccttcaaaattattcaacatatgcattatgaATTACGGTTTCTACTTACAAATAGTCGTATCGTAAAAAGTTTGCAACGTTTATCAAAATTTacgaaataacattttttttatgattcaattgtgaattttgacatgattacaTGTATGCCCTTgctatattgaattttttaaatgacctcaaaaccacaaataaatctgcttgtaccatgcgactgtTATAAAAtgtgaccactatgaacataaaatattgtactgttatatatatatattttagaaatatattgcatttgagtgttatttattttgaaaaggacatgccagttgaACTAAAGTATAGGTGTTTTCTTCACGAAAATTTGCCGATATTTTATTaactggagagagagagagagagagaaagagagagagagagagagagagagagagagtgtgtgagagagagagaatgagagagagatacCTCCTGCGGTAATGTTAAAAAGTACTGCATATATGTTTTTATCATTGAACCATATATTtccattttcatctttttcattCAGTGTTTCTTTCATATAATGATATATCCCTGTCTTTTCACAGTCGTTTTTCtatattcaataaacatatatatcGATAAAGAATTGTCATTatagaatttacaaatatatgaaatgtaaaataatgttttaaaaaatataaattgaataaaaccctgtcataaaaataagataaataaattatcaacGTTTCCCAAAAGCTCATGtcacaatatttgattttgattcaGAGAAAGCTTTGAAATTAGACAAATATATACATTACCGATAACATCTCTAGAATGTCTAAAAGTTTTTGATGTACGCTTTTGGCATCATGATAGATGGATGATAGGGGAAGTGGTAGAAAGCGAAGGAAGGGGAAAACACTTAATACTCCATCTGTTCCTGGATTTGAGAGGCGATTTGCTAAATCCAGTTCTAATTTCAGTAAAGGCTGCATTGGACCTTCTTTACCAAAGCTTCGACCGATGATCTGCCAAGAATACCaattgaaaataacaaatacataCGGCTTTGAAACATTCATTTCTTTTATCCTTTATATCATCTTATTAACCAATctgaatatcaaaaataaaaaaaaataatataatagaaAACATACAATTTTTGAGAACAAAACCGCCAGGttattaaagataaaatgtaatgtttcGGAGTTtaaagagggctggatggttgTTGTCATTTTAAGGCTAAATTTACCTTCTTTAGGCAAAGAGCTTTGCCTATAGCTAACGAtatgaaaatattcatatttcaaaCTTAAAGTATTGGAGTTTGTCTTTACTAGATAattgatttttgacaaaaatacatttcattgtttaaagcAGATCTGATTGTTAATTTGAACACCATTCAGCATTCttcaaattaaacataaaacaatatatatcaaaaacaaGAACATACCAGCATTTCGATAGAACTCAGTATAAATTCATCCACGATTTCAAATGGATTTACGTCTTTTACACTGGTTTGAcgtaatttttctttgaaaggaATCAGATTTTGCactatttgattttcaaatgacGCTTTTCCCTCTCCGTATGTGTGAAGAAGACGATGAACAAATTTTCTTCGTTTTTCCCAAAGCGAGCTAGGTGATGCGAAGACAACAtctgaataattttttaataagtattttCCAGTAAACGTGGGAGAGCGATTTGCGCTAACTGTAGCAAATGGTTCTTGTAAAAAAGTCTCACGCAGAACATCCACTGAACTGATACAGAGAAATTTCTTGCCGAGCATTTGAAACTGGAAAACGTCACCATACTGTTGTGTCCATTCATACAGCTTATCATGCAGTTTTGTGATATTGACTTCAAAGATTATGCCAAAAAAGGGCAACCCCTTGGGCCCGGGGGGACTATCTTTAGCAACGGTGTAAGATTGAAGAGCGATAAGAATACAAGCTGTTAAAACAGCAACGCTTAAAATGTACTCCAACATACTGAAATTTGCAACCGtctttttgccaaaattttaaaTGCAGTTGAGTAATTAAAATGGGTATCAGTTAGTTGTTAATAGTTGGCAGACGCCGGAAAGAATACCTGTAAAATAATTGGCATACAAATGCtagcaataaagaaaataatgtgGTTAATTTTGCTGAAAAGAGTTGCTTACAATTTATTGTAGATAACAATATTATAGCACAATTCTTGGTTTTTATCTAGATTATTGCATTGATGCAGCTAATCCAGAATAACTCGATAATtctttaaatgaatataaataaaaaataagtaaatgcAGTTGTTCCGTTTAAAATTTGGAAAACtctaaaaaagaaagaaagaatcaAACATTAGAATAATCATTCTCTAATGATCAGGCAAGATCTAAAATTCGTACAACCTACTTACTAATAATATGCATAGTATTTGCATTAAGTATGTCATGTCAAGCAT
This genomic window from Crassostrea angulata isolate pt1a10 chromosome 8, ASM2561291v2, whole genome shotgun sequence contains:
- the LOC128160771 gene encoding cytochrome P450 1A1-like translates to MLEYILSVAVLTACILIALQSYTVAKDSPPGPKGLPFFGIIFEVNITKLHDKLYEWTQQYGDVFQFQMLGKKFLCISSVDVLRETFLQEPFATVSANRSPTFTGKYLLKNYSDVVFASPSSLWEKRRKFVHRLLHTYGEGKASFENQIVQNLIPFKEKLRQTSVKDVNPFEIVDEFILSSIEMLIIGRSFGKEGPMQPLLKLELDLANRLSNPGTDGVLSVFPFLRFLPLPLSSIYHDAKSVHQKLLDILEMLSKNDCEKTGIYHYMKETLNEKDENGNIWFNDKNIYAVLFNITAGAYLTTRGTLLSAIHILAKRPELQRSLQKEVDKVIGWNENPRLSDRKKCPLLEAVVMETLRYISHAPVLILHASSQSTTIGGYTVAKDTVIIPNVWTMHHSEKYWDEPFSFKPERFLDEDGQLLPATHPVRKRFAAFGLGKRSCIGEVFAKSRIFLFLSSLMQMATISEPAESDLLDFEPGKMAPGIVLQPQEYKVRFLFLTTRGTLLSAIHMLAKRPELQKSLQREVDEVIGRGQEPKLSDQKNCPLMGAVVMETLRYISHVPVLILHATSQSTIIGGYCVEKDTVIVPNVWAMHHSEKYWDDPFSFKPERFLDREGQLLPATNPIRKRFAAFGLGKRSCIGEVFAKSRIFLFLSSLMQMATIAEPEGKPLPDLDPRNMVPGAALQPQEYDVRFLLR